The DNA sequence ACACATTCCGGGATTTCAGGCGATTGATGACGTCGAACTCGCAGGCGTTGTGAACTCAACTCAAGCCTCTACAGATAAAGTTGCCCGGAAATACGGTATTCCGCAAACCTACTCCCACTGGCAGGAACTGGTGGAAGACCCGGAAATCGATGCTGTTGTGATCGGCACCTGGCCCGATCTGCATTGTGAGATCACCTGCATGGCACTCGAAGCAGGCAAGCACGTGCTTACCGAGGCCAGAATGGCACGTAATCTGGAAGAAGCGCGTAAGATGCTTAAAGTCTCCCAGGCGCGCCCCGACCTGATCGCCCAGATCGTTCCCAGTCCTTTCGGCCTCAAATACAATAATGAAATCATTAAGCTGATCTCGCATCAGTATCTGGGTCAATTGCGGGAAGTCATCGTTCAGGGTGCCGACGATGCATTCTGGGATTACAGCAAAAAAATGCACTGGCGTCTCGATAAAGAAATCAGCGGCAACAACATGCTCACCATGGGCATCCTGCACGAGACCCTCAGCCGCTGGGTACCTGCCACCGAACGCGTGTTTGCCCAGTCTTCAATCTTCGAACCCGTTCGTCCTTCTGCGACAGCCCAGGGCAACGCCGATGTGACTCTCCCTGACAGCCTGCAGATCGTGTCTCGCCTGCAGGGAGGCGCCAACGCCATCTATCACCTGAGTGGAACAATTCTCTTTGGACCAGGTCTGCAGATTCACCTGTATGGCAGCCTGGGAACCATCAAAGTTCAATTCACTCCCGAAGAGAAAATCTTTGTTGGTCATATGGGAGAGGATAAGCTCAAAGAAATTCAGGTTCCTCAGGAAGAGATCAGTGGCTGGCGTGTGGAATCGGAATTCATCGGTGCCATCCGTGGAGAGGAAGTCGTGCACTTCACTGATTTCGCCACCGGTGTCAAATACATGGAGTTTTCCGAAGCGGTTGCCCGGAGCTGCGAACAGAATCAGCCTGTCTCGCTTCCACTGTAAACTGGCAGATCGACTGAAAATCGTCATAATACAGGGACAGCGTTCAAAGGCAGACAGTCGAACCTGTCGATATTGATGTTATCCCTGACAGCCAGCTTCACTCGAAACGATCTGAAATCATGACAGAAACTTTGGAACAGGAATTAAAGACAGCACTCCTGGCAGTCAGACAGGCTGCATTGATCTGCAGAACAGTTCAATCTGCCATCACGGATGAGGTCCTGGAAAAAAAAGATAAGAGTCCAGTCACGATCGCAGATTTCAGCAGTCAGGCCGTTATCTGCCGTGCACTCCACAACGCATTCCCGGAAGACCCCATCATCGGTGAAGAAGATGCCGCTGAACTGCAAGGACCGGAAAACCGGGAGTTCCTGGAAAAGATTGTCTCGGAACTGACTGCCGACGGTATCCAGGATACGACTCCTGAGAATGTCTGTACGTGGATCGATTATGGCGGTGCCAAAACATACAGCGACCGTTTCTGGACGCTTGATCCCATTGATGGAACCAAGGGCTTTTTACGCAAAGAACAGTACGCGGTTTCACTTGCTTTGATCGTGGAGGGAAAAATCGTACTCGGCGTGCTGGGCTGTCCCAACCTGCCCTTTCCCGGGGAAAACCCAACCGCGGGGACGCTCTACTACGCGATCGCTGGACAAGGTGCATACGCCCTTCCCCTCGTTCGCGAACAGGAGCCGAAACGCATCCGTGTGACCACTACTGCCGATTTTTCGGAATCCCGCTTTTGTGAATCCGTCGAATCGGGACACAGTTCACACAGCCACTCTCAGCAGCTGGCGGAACGACTGGGGATCAGTAAAGAGCCCCGGCGTCTGGACAGTCAGGCTAAATACGCTGTCGTCGCCCAGGGTGAGGCTGACATCTACATGCGGCTGCCCACACGCCCCGGTTATCGTGAGAAAATCTGGGATCATGCGGCGGGGGTCTTGCTGGTTGAAGAAGCGGGAGGGGAAGTCACTGATATCCACGGCAACCCGCTGCAATTTGACCAGGGATATGAACTGAAAAATAATCAGGGCGTGATCGTCACCAACGGACACCTGCACTCGCTCCTGATCCAGTCTCTGGACGAACTCGAATTTTAATCCCTGTATCGATCTGTCTTTTGATGATGTATTAACCGACATGGACTGGCACATCGTAGTCACGTTTCTCGTTTTGGCAGGAGTAATCTGCTCTCTGACGTTTCTACGTGCCGGCGCTGATACGATTCTGATGGGCGGTCTGACCATTCTCATCGTTTCCGGCATCGTTCCCGTCGATCAGGCTGTGCAGGGTTTTGCTAACGAAGGTCTGCTGGCAGTTGCATTTCTGTTCGTGGTCAGCGAGGGTATCCGACAAACCGGCGGCTTCTCCTTCACGGGCCAGCAACTACTGGGACGACCTAAATCCCTGACCGATGCGCAGGCCCGCGTGATGGTGCCTTCCGCCATCCTGAGTGCATTCCTGAATAACACTCCCGTTGTTGCCATGATGATGCCCGTCATTTCCGACTGGGCCAAGAAAATGCGGATCTCCATTTCGCATCTGATGCTGCCTCTCAGTTATGCCGCGATTCTGGGCGGGCTCTGTACCCTGGTCGGCACCAGCACCACCCTGGTGGTCAATGGGCTGCTGCAGAGTCAGACAGATCGCCCTGCACTGAGCATGTTTGAAATTGCCTGGATCGGAGTTCCGGTCATGGTTGCGGGATTGATATATCTGCTGGTCTGCTCTCGCTGGCTGCTCCCCGAGCGAAAACCGGCGATCACTCCCATGGACGATCCCCGTGAATACACGGTGGAAATGGTCGTTGAACCCGGCTGTCCCCTGATTGGCAAAACCATTGAACAAGCCGGTCTGCGTCATCTGCCCGGCATGTACCTGATGGAAATCGACCGGGACGATGATGTGATCGCCGCGGTCTCCTCGAATGAACGACTGGCCGCCAACGATCAGCTGGTCTTCGTGGGCGTTGTTGAATCGGTCATCGATCTGCAGAAAATCCCCGGCCTCAAACCAGCCACCGACCAGTTATTCAAACTCTCCGGTCCCCGCTCCGAACGCTGCCTGATTGAAGCGGTTGTCTCAGACAGCTTTCGTTTCCTCAATATGTCCATCCGCACTGCCAAGTTTCGCTCCAATTACAACGCTGCGGTAATCGCGGTGGCACGGAACGGTCAGCGGATCAATAAGAAAATCGGTGACATTGAACTGCAGCGAGGCGACACATTACTCATTGAAGCACACCCCTCGTTCATCGATCAGCAACGGAACTCCCGTGAATTTTTCCTGGTCAGCCAGGTCGAAGATTCCACGCCCCCAAGACACGAACGCGCCTGGATCGCCCGGCTGATTCTGCTGGCCATGATCGGTATGGTTGCCGTGTTCAACATCCCGATGCTTGTGGCCGCCATGGTGGCTGCTGGCCTGATGACCGCAACCCGCTGCTGCAGTGCCACGGAAGCCAAACGCTCCATTGACTGGGGAGTGCTGATCACCATCGCAGCCGGACTGGGAATTGGACAGGCCATCGATAACTCGGGTGCCGCCAGACTGATTGCCAACGGATTTACCGGTATGGCTAACGACAGTCCTCTGATCGTCCTCGCGATTCTCTCATTCATCACCCTGGTCTTTACGAATCTGATTACCGCCAAAGCCACGGCAACGCTGATTTTTCCGATCACGGTCGCCACTGCAAATGCCCTGGGTGTGGACCTGATGCCGTTCGTGATTGCCATCATCATTTCTGCAGCCGCCTGTTTCGCCACCCCTATCGGCTACCAGACCAACCTGATGGTCTTCGGACCCGGGGGTATAAATATGGTGACTATCTGCGTATTGGCGGCCCGCTGACTTTGATTGTCTGGTTATTGACAGTCATCGTCGTACCTCTTGTCTGGCCCTTCCATCCCTGATAATGTAAATTGAGAAATCACCCGCCGTATTCGGTACCGATTCCTTTTTTCATAATCAGGGTTCCTCCATGCATCGCAGCCTCTGCTCCCGCTTTGTACCCGCGCTGGCATTCTTCGCCTTACTATTATCTGCTCCCGTAATTCTCTCTGCCCAGGATGCACCTCCTGCAGATCGCAAGAAACTCGAAGCAGAACTTCAGGAACTGCAACAGCAGATTCAGGCACTTAAACAAAATCCCCAGATCGAACGCTCCCTGCTCGCCGACGTGGAAATTTATGGGAAAGCAGCAGAGTGGATTTTACGCCACAAGGAATTTTACAAACCACAGTACGTCAAAGAGACCTACCAGGTTCTTGAAACCGGACGCCAGCGAGCCAGCCAACTCGCAGCAGGCAAACCCGAGTGGACCGATCCGAAGGGTACGGTGCTCTTCGGATACTACTCGAAGATCGATGGCTCCGTGCAACCGTATGCTTTGACCTTTCCTGCAGACTTCAAACAGAAGTCCAGCCAGCGCTGGCCCCTGCATGTGGAACTGCATGGTCGGGGAGGCAAACGCAACGAAGTCTTCTTTATCATGCATCCAAATGGCAGAGGACCGCGTAAAGATCATGACTGGTTGCACCTCGATCCCTTTGGACGAACAGATAACGGTTGGCGCTGGAGTGGAGAAGTCGATGTACATGAAGCGATCGCCGATGTCAAAAAACGTTTCCTGATCGACAAGCAGCGGATCACCCTGCGTGGCTTCTCCATGGGAGGCGCTGGTGCCTGGCATCTGGGACTGCATTATCCCTCTGAATGGTGCGGCGTGGGACCGGGAGCGGGCTTTGTCGATTTCTACCAGTATCAGAACCACAAAGAGAAACTGCCTCCCTATCAGGATAAAACTCTGCACATTTATGACTCCATCGACTACGCCCTCAATGCTGCTGATGTTCCAGTCGTGACCTACGGAGGTGGAAAAGACAAGCAGCTGGTCTCGAGCACTCGGATGGTCGAAAAGGCTGAAGAACTGGATATCAAAATCCCCCTGTATATCAGCCCCGAGGCGGCACATCAGTCACGGATGCCCGCTTATCAGAATTTCCTTGCACAGCTGCTGAAGATCTCCAAAGAGGGCCGCCCCGCCTGGCCGGGCCGCAAGCAGATCCGCTTTATTACATACACTCCCAAGTTCAATGAATGCGAATGGCTCAACATCGAAGAACTGGACCAGATGTACGAGCCGACCACCGTCGAAGGGGGCTGGATGAGGAATCAGGAATTCTGGAGCTGACCACTGACAATGTGGCTGCCCTGTCTATCGCCCGTGATATCGCTCCCAAAGTCGAACTGGACGGGACCCTGCTTCCGTTGGAGTCGGCAGCCAGCGGACTGCTGCCTCAGGTCTACTTTGTCAAAAGTAACAGCGGCTGGGATGTGCTCAAGTACGACGATTCCAAAGCCTTCATCGAAAACTCGAATCTACGCAAACGACGCAATCTGCAGGGGCCGATCGACGACGCCTTCACCCTGCCCTTTGTTTGCGTGAAAGGGACTGGCACTCCCTGGACTCCCGAACAACAGGCCTGGTCGCAATCCGTTCTCTCTCTTTTCGAGAAAGAATTCGACAAGTGGTTGCGAGGGAAGGTTCCCGTCATCACAGATAAAGAGGTTACTGATAAGACCATCGCCGACAAGAACCTGATTCTGTTCGGAGACCCTGGCTCCAATGCGTTGATCGCCAAAATGGTCGAAGACCTGCCGATCCAATGGTCGAAAGATCAGATCACCGTTAATGGGAAGACCTATGATACCAGGGACCATGGAGTTGCCCTGATTTATCCCAACCCACTGAATCCGACGCGGTATGTGGTCATCAATTCCGGGCATACCATGCATGAAAAAGATTTCCGCGCTTCCAATTCCTGGCTGTTCCCCAAGCTGGGTGATATTGCCGTCATCAAGTTCAAACAGCACAAAGATGGCAATTTCGAGAATGAAACGGTCTGGGCTGAACTCTTCGACAGCAACTGGGAACTTCCCTGATTTCGAGATTCGTTTTTTTCTGTTAATCGAATCAGAGGCATGTCCGATGCGTTCTTTCCCCTCAAGGAGAGGACGCAGCGTATGCCACCTGCCAACCGCAAACCATTTCCAGACCATCACTTAAACGTAACACCCTCCCCGCGACTCCGCATTTTGCTCTGCGAAAAAGAGAGTGCCGACAGTAGTTTCAACTTTCTTGAATCGATCTTGCTTCATTTCGCGATTTTTCATAAAAAACCGACTCCTGTCCCATCAGGGATCTGATCAGGATCAACTCTCACTCAGATTCAATCACCTCCAAATCACAGTTTTACCCTTCTGCACCATCATCGTGCGACAGTTACTCCAGCCCTTCACCCCATGAAACCGGGCAGTATAATGAAACGATTTCGGCTCAGCACGGTCATCCCTGCTGTTCTACTTTCTCTATTGATGAGCGGATGTGCTTCCACATCAGGTACCAAGGCCGTGGCCTGGAAAGCACCTGTTGCGCCGTGGAACTGGGGAAAGTCCGCTTCTTCCGAAGAGAAATCTGAGAAAGCAGAAAAAGAAACGACAGCCGAAGAAGAAACAGCCGTTGCCAAAATAGACGGTGTGGAAATCGATAAAGAAACAGCAGTGGAACTCGGCAAGGAAGCTGGGGAACTCTTAACTCAACCAGAAAAGAAGCCGGCCAAAGTCACCACTCATAACGCCGAACTGCTGGCGTACATCCACGAAGAACTGAAAGACGCGACGCCAAAGGAACGATCTCAGTACCTGGCCAGTTTCAAGGGCGTCGATCCGGAAATGATCAAAAACATTCTGCGTACACGTAGAATGGTCAACAGTATGCAGGCACAACAGCTGGCCGAACACAAAACGACTCCGGCTGCTCCTGTGAATTTACCTGGCCTGGGACATACCCAGCCTGGTGGTTCTCCGGCTCCCAATTCAAGCCTGCCTCAAGTCGGTAATCAGCAGCCTGTCGTGCAACAGGCGAGTGCCCAGCAGATGGCTCCACCGGGGCAGATTACTCCCGGTAGCCAGCAGGTACAGCAAATTAACAACCCAGTTCAGCTGGGAACCCTGGAAACAGCAGGGAACAATCCGGAAGCAGGCCTCCCCGCTGTCGTTCCCGGTCAGCCACAAGGTTATTCCACATCAGAAACCATCAGCCAGGGCCTGAATCATATTCCCCTGGTTGGCCCTCTGAAAACAAAACTTTCGTCAGCGATCCATCAGGGGACGTCTGCGATTCAAAACGGGATTACTCGCACCAGTACGGCCTTCACCGGCCAGCAGAATCCAGCCGCACAACAACTGCCGGTCACGTCTACGAATCCACAAATGGCACCGGTCACGAATCCACAATCAGCCGAACTGGCTCCACAGATGGTCCCCCTGGCTGTAGCACAATCAGGTGCTTCGGCGCAAGATCAGTTACAGCAGTTGATCTCGGTTGCGGAATCAGAAATCGCTCAGCTTCAGCCAGGTTCGTCTCCCGAAGAAAAACAGAACTACATTGAGCGGCACGTTTACCTCCGCATGCTTTACCTGATGGCCGGACAGCACGAACGTGCCCTGGAAGCGATTCCGGGGATTGAACCAGCAGATCAGGAATTCTGGCAGCAGACCTTCTGGGCCGTGGCAAACTACTTTGATGAAGCCGCCATTCCAGATGTTGCCGATCGGGCCACTCAAACAGTGACCCAGCTCCGTCAGGCAACCGCCCGCCTGCAGGAAAAGGCAAACCTGAAACTCAAGAATGTCGCCTTCTGCCACAAGATCAGCAGTTTTGGAAGTTACGAACGCTTCGAGCGTGATGAATACACGCCTGGTCGCCCCGTACTGGTTTATTCAGAAATTGAAAACTTTACGAGCGAACTGACCGCAGACGGCATGTACCGTACGCTGTTAAAGTCAAAGATCCAGATCTTCAAAGCGGGTACCAACGGTGATCTTGTAGCAGAGATCCCCTTCGATACAACCGAGGATCTCTGCCGCAATGTACGTAAGGATTACTTCCACAGTTATAAATTTGAGATCCCCCGCAATATTTCGCTCGGGCCTCACATCATGAAACTGACTGTGGAAGATGAAATCAGCCAGAAGGTAGCCACTTACTCTCAAAACTTCACGGTGCGATAAGCTTCATATGTTTCCCGGACCAGCATCTCACCATCACGCCTGCGGCCTCGTAACCCCCAAAAACACATCGCTGGCCGATTCCGTTTTTCAAGAAATTCCAGCGCGCGGATTTCTCTGGAATTTTCAGACACGGTCTGAGCAATCCAGCAGTCTGCTGTTTGCGACTGATCAGGAAGTGGATACACGCCGCAGTCTGAAAATGGCAAAAGTTGAAGCGGTACTCTTTGTGGCAGATGGTGCGCTCTCTACAAGAAAGATTGCCCAACTGGCCACCCTGGCCAATGCCAAGGAAGCCAAAGAGCTCATCGACCAGCTCAATGACGCACTGGCGGCCAGCCA is a window from the Gimesia benthica genome containing:
- a CDS encoding Gfo/Idh/MocA family protein, yielding MGKKTIRIGIVGAGANTKARHIPGFQAIDDVELAGVVNSTQASTDKVARKYGIPQTYSHWQELVEDPEIDAVVIGTWPDLHCEITCMALEAGKHVLTEARMARNLEEARKMLKVSQARPDLIAQIVPSPFGLKYNNEIIKLISHQYLGQLREVIVQGADDAFWDYSKKMHWRLDKEISGNNMLTMGILHETLSRWVPATERVFAQSSIFEPVRPSATAQGNADVTLPDSLQIVSRLQGGANAIYHLSGTILFGPGLQIHLYGSLGTIKVQFTPEEKIFVGHMGEDKLKEIQVPQEEISGWRVESEFIGAIRGEEVVHFTDFATGVKYMEFSEAVARSCEQNQPVSLPL
- a CDS encoding 3'(2'),5'-bisphosphate nucleotidase, encoding MTETLEQELKTALLAVRQAALICRTVQSAITDEVLEKKDKSPVTIADFSSQAVICRALHNAFPEDPIIGEEDAAELQGPENREFLEKIVSELTADGIQDTTPENVCTWIDYGGAKTYSDRFWTLDPIDGTKGFLRKEQYAVSLALIVEGKIVLGVLGCPNLPFPGENPTAGTLYYAIAGQGAYALPLVREQEPKRIRVTTTADFSESRFCESVESGHSSHSHSQQLAERLGISKEPRRLDSQAKYAVVAQGEADIYMRLPTRPGYREKIWDHAAGVLLVEEAGGEVTDIHGNPLQFDQGYELKNNQGVIVTNGHLHSLLIQSLDELEF
- a CDS encoding SLC13 family permease: MDWHIVVTFLVLAGVICSLTFLRAGADTILMGGLTILIVSGIVPVDQAVQGFANEGLLAVAFLFVVSEGIRQTGGFSFTGQQLLGRPKSLTDAQARVMVPSAILSAFLNNTPVVAMMMPVISDWAKKMRISISHLMLPLSYAAILGGLCTLVGTSTTLVVNGLLQSQTDRPALSMFEIAWIGVPVMVAGLIYLLVCSRWLLPERKPAITPMDDPREYTVEMVVEPGCPLIGKTIEQAGLRHLPGMYLMEIDRDDDVIAAVSSNERLAANDQLVFVGVVESVIDLQKIPGLKPATDQLFKLSGPRSERCLIEAVVSDSFRFLNMSIRTAKFRSNYNAAVIAVARNGQRINKKIGDIELQRGDTLLIEAHPSFIDQQRNSREFFLVSQVEDSTPPRHERAWIARLILLAMIGMVAVFNIPMLVAAMVAAGLMTATRCCSATEAKRSIDWGVLITIAAGLGIGQAIDNSGAARLIANGFTGMANDSPLIVLAILSFITLVFTNLITAKATATLIFPITVATANALGVDLMPFVIAIIISAAACFATPIGYQTNLMVFGPGGINMVTICVLAAR
- a CDS encoding prolyl oligopeptidase family serine peptidase, which codes for MHRSLCSRFVPALAFFALLLSAPVILSAQDAPPADRKKLEAELQELQQQIQALKQNPQIERSLLADVEIYGKAAEWILRHKEFYKPQYVKETYQVLETGRQRASQLAAGKPEWTDPKGTVLFGYYSKIDGSVQPYALTFPADFKQKSSQRWPLHVELHGRGGKRNEVFFIMHPNGRGPRKDHDWLHLDPFGRTDNGWRWSGEVDVHEAIADVKKRFLIDKQRITLRGFSMGGAGAWHLGLHYPSEWCGVGPGAGFVDFYQYQNHKEKLPPYQDKTLHIYDSIDYALNAADVPVVTYGGGKDKQLVSSTRMVEKAEELDIKIPLYISPEAAHQSRMPAYQNFLAQLLKISKEGRPAWPGRKQIRFITYTPKFNECEWLNIEELDQMYEPTTVEGGWMRNQEFWS